A genomic region of Pontibaca methylaminivorans contains the following coding sequences:
- a CDS encoding ribonuclease E/G has protein sequence MTGRLIALDRINGREAAALIRNGQLDDILIATDGPAPEAIHHARVERVGPGGHGAFLATSDGAAYLRDAKGMTAGQALTVQVSAHAEPGKAFPVTTRLRFKGRHAILTPGAPGISLSRRITDADKRARLRDIATAAMAGVAHGLILRSAAAGAVEGVIAAEIGELLALAEAVLTARPAQPACLVAAPGPHALAAREWDRAETDDRPGAFERHGVNDALAALRSPREALAGGGAIFIEPTRALVAVDVNTGGDFSPAAGLKANIACARALPRALRLRGLGGQIVIDPAPMPRRDRAAFENALRAAFRDDGEQTALVGWTPLGHYELQRKRGRQPLHDIPT, from the coding sequence GTGACGGGGCGGCTGATCGCGCTGGACAGGATCAACGGGCGCGAGGCGGCGGCGCTGATCCGCAACGGGCAGCTTGACGACATCCTCATCGCCACCGATGGCCCCGCGCCCGAGGCGATCCATCACGCGCGGGTCGAACGGGTCGGGCCGGGCGGACACGGAGCCTTTCTCGCCACCAGCGACGGGGCGGCCTATCTGCGCGATGCGAAGGGCATGACCGCAGGCCAGGCCCTGACCGTGCAGGTGAGCGCCCATGCCGAACCGGGCAAGGCCTTTCCGGTCACGACGCGGCTGCGGTTCAAGGGGCGCCACGCGATCCTTACTCCCGGCGCACCGGGCATCAGCCTGTCGCGCCGGATCACGGATGCCGATAAACGGGCCCGCCTGCGCGACATCGCCACGGCGGCGATGGCGGGTGTGGCCCATGGGCTGATCCTGCGCTCCGCGGCCGCCGGCGCGGTGGAGGGGGTGATTGCCGCCGAAATCGGCGAGTTGCTCGCGCTGGCCGAAGCCGTGCTGACCGCGCGTCCCGCACAGCCCGCGTGCCTTGTCGCGGCCCCCGGCCCCCACGCGCTCGCAGCCCGCGAATGGGATCGTGCCGAGACCGACGACCGCCCCGGCGCGTTCGAGCGTCACGGCGTGAACGATGCGCTCGCGGCGCTGCGCTCGCCGCGCGAGGCGCTGGCCGGCGGCGGCGCGATCTTCATCGAACCGACGCGGGCGCTGGTGGCCGTGGACGTGAACACCGGTGGCGATTTTTCGCCCGCGGCGGGGCTCAAGGCCAATATCGCCTGCGCCCGCGCCCTTCCCCGCGCGTTGCGGCTGCGCGGCCTTGGCGGGCAGATCGTGATCGACCCGGCGCCGATGCCGCGCCGCGACCGGGCCGCTTTCGAAAACGCCCTGCGCGCCGCATTCCGCGATGATGGCGAACAGACCGCTCTTGTCGGCTGGACCCCGCTTGGACATTATGAACTCCAGCGCAAGCGCGGCCGCCAGCCGCTCCATGACATTCCAACCTGA
- the murA gene encoding UDP-N-acetylglucosamine 1-carboxyvinyltransferase, with protein sequence MDSILVTGNGPLHGQIPIAGAKNACLTLMPATLLSDEPLTLTNAPRLSDISTMSDLLASLGAEVRSLRDGQVLALSGHGLDNHKADYEIVRKMRASILVLGPLLARTGHAVVSLPGGCAIGARPVDLHLTALETLGAEMDLRDGYVHARAPKGLRGGRIVFPIVSVGATENALMAATLARGTTVIENAAREPEIVDLAECLVRMGARIEGAGSGTITIEGVERLGGATHPVVTDRIELGTYMLAPAICGGEVELLGGRRDLLGAFCDKLEETGVSIAETPGGLRVSRGDGRLRAVDVATAPYPGFPTDLQAQMMALLALAEGVSVLEETIFENRFMHAPELARMGAEIDVHGGTATVTGVERLRGAPVMATDLRASVSLILAGLAAEGETLVSRVYHLDRGYEQVVRKLRGVGARIERIKG encoded by the coding sequence ATGGATTCGATCCTGGTAACCGGCAACGGGCCGCTGCACGGCCAGATTCCGATTGCGGGCGCAAAGAACGCCTGCCTCACCCTGATGCCGGCCACGCTTCTGAGCGACGAGCCCCTGACCCTGACCAATGCGCCGCGCCTCAGCGACATCAGCACCATGAGCGACCTTCTGGCCTCGCTCGGGGCCGAGGTGCGCAGCCTGCGTGACGGTCAGGTGCTGGCGCTGTCGGGCCACGGGCTCGACAACCACAAGGCCGATTACGAGATCGTGCGCAAGATGCGGGCCTCGATCCTCGTGCTCGGGCCGCTGCTGGCGCGGACGGGTCACGCGGTGGTGTCGCTGCCCGGGGGCTGCGCGATCGGAGCGCGCCCGGTCGACCTGCACCTGACCGCGCTCGAGACGCTCGGGGCCGAGATGGACCTGCGCGACGGCTATGTGCACGCCCGCGCGCCAAAGGGCCTGCGGGGCGGGCGCATCGTCTTTCCCATCGTCTCGGTCGGGGCGACGGAAAACGCGCTGATGGCGGCGACGCTCGCGCGCGGCACCACGGTGATCGAGAACGCGGCGCGCGAGCCGGAAATCGTCGATCTGGCCGAATGTCTCGTGCGCATGGGCGCGCGCATCGAAGGCGCCGGCAGCGGCACCATCACCATCGAGGGGGTGGAGCGGCTGGGCGGCGCCACCCACCCCGTGGTGACCGACCGGATCGAGCTTGGCACCTATATGCTCGCCCCCGCGATCTGCGGCGGCGAGGTCGAGCTTCTGGGCGGGCGGCGCGACCTGCTCGGGGCCTTCTGCGACAAGCTGGAGGAAACCGGGGTGAGCATTGCCGAGACGCCCGGGGGCCTGCGCGTTTCGCGAGGCGACGGGCGGCTGCGCGCGGTCGATGTCGCCACCGCCCCCTACCCCGGCTTTCCGACCGATCTGCAGGCGCAGATGATGGCGCTGTTGGCGTTGGCCGAAGGGGTCAGCGTGCTGGAAGAGACGATCTTTGAAAACCGCTTCATGCATGCGCCCGAACTGGCGCGGATGGGGGCCGAGATTGACGTTCACGGCGGCACCGCTACCGTTACCGGGGTCGAGCGCCTGCGGGGCGCCCCGGTGATGGCGACAGATCTGCGCGCGAGCGTGTCGCTGATCCTTGCCGGGCTCGCCGCCGAGGGCGAAACGCTGGTGAGCCGGGTCTATCATCTGGATCGCGGCTATGAGCAGGTCGTGCGCAAGCTGCGCGGCGTGGGTGCAAGGATCGAGCGGATCAAGGGGTAG
- a CDS encoding MDR family oxidoreductase — protein MFKALMVERDADGKTSASVRRIALSDLPEAAVTVAVEYSTLNYKDGLCIGPGGGLVRNYPHVPGIDFAGTVEASDDPRYSPGDKVVLTGWRVGEAHWGGYAQKARVLADWLVPLPEGLTTRQAMAVGTAGLTAMLGVIALERQGLAPGQGPVLVTGASGGVGSVATAILAWLGHEVAAVTGSAGAGDYLRSLGAARIVAREELAEVTRKPLESELWAGCIDTVAGVMLGRVLKQMKYGASVAAIGLAGGAAIEGALITPFILRGVNLLGIDSVMQPYENRLEAWRRIATDLPLDLLDSMVMPATLDDLPRLGAEILKGQVRGRVVVDVNA, from the coding sequence ATGTTCAAGGCGTTGATGGTAGAGCGCGATGCGGACGGCAAGACCTCGGCATCGGTGCGGCGGATCGCGCTTTCCGATCTGCCCGAAGCGGCGGTCACGGTTGCCGTCGAATATTCCACGCTGAATTACAAGGACGGGCTCTGCATCGGGCCGGGCGGCGGGCTTGTGCGCAATTATCCGCATGTGCCGGGAATCGATTTCGCCGGCACGGTCGAGGCGTCGGACGACCCCCGTTACAGCCCCGGCGACAAGGTGGTGCTGACCGGCTGGCGCGTGGGCGAGGCCCATTGGGGCGGCTATGCCCAGAAGGCGCGGGTGCTGGCCGACTGGCTGGTGCCGCTGCCCGAGGGGCTGACCACGCGGCAGGCCATGGCGGTCGGGACGGCGGGGCTCACCGCGATGCTCGGGGTGATCGCGCTGGAAAGACAGGGGCTTGCGCCGGGGCAGGGGCCCGTGCTCGTGACCGGGGCATCGGGCGGGGTCGGGTCGGTCGCGACCGCCATCCTTGCGTGGCTGGGGCATGAGGTTGCGGCGGTGACCGGCAGCGCGGGTGCGGGCGATTATCTGCGCTCGCTCGGTGCGGCGCGCATCGTCGCGCGCGAGGAACTGGCCGAGGTGACGCGCAAGCCGCTCGAATCCGAACTCTGGGCCGGCTGTATCGACACCGTGGCGGGCGTGATGCTCGGGCGGGTGCTCAAGCAGATGAAATACGGCGCCTCGGTCGCGGCGATCGGGCTTGCGGGCGGAGCGGCGATCGAGGGCGCGCTGATCACGCCCTTCATCCTGCGCGGGGTCAATCTGCTGGGTATCGATTCGGTGATGCAGCCCTATGAGAACCGGCTCGAGGCGTGGCGGCGCATTGCCACGGATCTGCCACTCGATCTGCTTGACTCCATGGTGATGCCGGCGACGCTTGACGATCTGCCGCGCCTCGGCGCCGAAATCCTGAAAGGTCAGGTGCGGGGCCGGGTCGTGGTGGACGTGAATGCCTGA
- a CDS encoding DUF2948 family protein, which produces MHDGQADRDATFEEGRESPLNLGAFEEEDLRIISALAQDSVFSAADMSWQPAQRRFVVLLNRFRWEDPAPAGHPPERVRSLLVVENVRHVASQGFERRDRDLVLSLLALSFDPRDETGGQVLLTLAGDGAIRLDVEALELQLRDVTRPYLAPSGRRPQHPE; this is translated from the coding sequence GTGCACGACGGTCAGGCAGACAGGGACGCCACATTCGAGGAGGGGCGCGAGTCGCCCCTCAACCTCGGCGCGTTCGAGGAGGAGGATCTGCGGATCATCTCCGCGCTGGCGCAGGACAGCGTGTTTTCCGCCGCCGACATGTCCTGGCAGCCGGCGCAGCGCCGCTTCGTGGTGCTGCTCAACCGCTTCCGCTGGGAGGATCCCGCGCCTGCCGGCCACCCGCCGGAACGGGTGCGCAGCCTTCTGGTGGTGGAAAACGTGCGCCACGTGGCAAGCCAGGGCTTCGAGAGGCGGGACCGTGACCTGGTCCTGTCGTTGCTTGCGCTGAGCTTTGACCCGCGGGACGAGACCGGCGGGCAGGTTCTGCTGACGCTGGCGGGCGACGGGGCGATCCGGCTCGATGTGGAGGCGCTGGAGCTGCAGCTCAGGGACGTGACCCGCCCCTATCTGGCGCCCTCGGGCCGCAGGCCGCAGCACCCGGAGTGA
- a CDS encoding TrgA family protein: MPDAARLVAALSLALVALLLAPQIARFLPAGLSPLRFMAASAIIGFICGWSFLGCRAGRGILAAIAGGVTGVALLALGSAALLGCFDMIGQAGHMRLRGPLDAVEALVTLGTGRLLDFGDLPLVAQMFAGALFAGLATEYAKRRWR; this comes from the coding sequence ATGCCCGATGCTGCACGCCTTGTTGCCGCCCTCTCATTGGCGCTGGTCGCCCTGCTGCTCGCGCCGCAGATCGCGCGCTTCCTGCCGGCGGGCCTGTCTCCGCTCCGGTTCATGGCCGCCTCGGCGATCATCGGATTCATCTGCGGCTGGTCGTTTCTCGGCTGCCGGGCCGGGCGCGGGATCCTCGCCGCGATCGCCGGCGGTGTGACCGGAGTGGCGCTGCTGGCGCTTGGTTCGGCGGCGCTGCTGGGGTGCTTCGACATGATCGGGCAGGCCGGGCACATGCGCCTGCGGGGGCCGCTCGACGCGGTGGAGGCGCTGGTGACGCTCGGGACCGGACGGCTGCTGGATTTCGGCGATCTTCCGCTGGTCGCGCAGATGTTCGCAGGCGCCCTGTTCGCCGGGCTGGCCACCGAATATGCAAAGCGCCGCTGGCGCTGA
- a CDS encoding arsenate-mycothiol transferase ArsC, with protein sequence MAEPLPQSVLFCCDHNAVRSPMAEGIMKKFYGSDAYVQSAGVNSEMEIDGFAIAVCAEIGVELSRHRVRSFDLMEQWGDNLGSFDLIVALSPASQRHALELTRFYHLDVVYWPILDPTGLGETREEKLVHYRQARDQIIAHLKARWGEPIGSGRARRSSPH encoded by the coding sequence ATGGCCGAGCCGCTTCCCCAGTCGGTGCTGTTCTGTTGCGATCACAACGCCGTGCGCTCGCCCATGGCCGAAGGCATCATGAAGAAATTCTACGGAAGCGACGCCTATGTGCAATCGGCCGGGGTCAACAGCGAGATGGAGATCGACGGCTTTGCCATCGCCGTCTGCGCCGAGATCGGGGTCGAACTGTCGCGCCACCGGGTGCGCTCCTTCGACCTGATGGAGCAGTGGGGCGACAACCTCGGCTCTTTCGACCTTATTGTCGCGCTCTCCCCGGCGAGCCAGCGCCATGCGCTCGAACTGACGCGGTTTTATCACCTCGACGTGGTTTACTGGCCGATCCTCGACCCGACCGGGCTGGGCGAGACGCGCGAGGAAAAGCTCGTGCACTATCGTCAGGCGCGCGACCAGATCATCGCCCATCTCAAGGCCCGCTGGGGCGAGCCGATCGGTTCCGGCCGGGCCCGTCGCTCTTCCCCGCACTGA
- a CDS encoding Maf family protein, whose amino-acid sequence MALILGSGSARRLDLLAQLGITPDAIRPPEIDEAPHPRELPRPYCERMAAEKLAAITAAPDDIILCADTTVAMGRRILGKPADQDEAARFLRMLSGRRHSVITALALRRGPRNWQRTVMSTVRMKRLSEPEIGAYLASGEWAGKAGGYAIQGRAAAFIPWMSGSCSAVIGLPLAETAALLQAAGHPLLAPGS is encoded by the coding sequence ATGGCGCTGATCCTCGGATCGGGGAGCGCGCGGCGGCTCGACCTTCTGGCGCAGCTTGGCATCACACCCGATGCGATCCGTCCTCCCGAAATCGACGAGGCCCCGCATCCGCGCGAATTGCCACGTCCCTATTGCGAACGGATGGCGGCGGAAAAGCTTGCCGCGATCACCGCGGCGCCGGATGACATCATCCTTTGCGCCGATACCACCGTCGCCATGGGGCGGCGCATCCTTGGCAAACCCGCGGATCAGGACGAGGCCGCCCGCTTCCTGCGCATGCTCTCCGGGCGGCGGCACAGCGTGATCACCGCGCTTGCCCTGCGGCGGGGGCCGCGGAACTGGCAGCGCACGGTCATGAGCACCGTGCGGATGAAGCGCCTCTCCGAACCCGAGATCGGCGCCTATCTCGCCAGCGGCGAATGGGCCGGCAAGGCCGGGGGCTATGCGATCCAGGGGCGGGCGGCGGCCTTCATTCCGTGGATGAGCGGTTCCTGCAGCGCCGTGATCGGCCTGCCGCTGGCCGAGACGGCGGCGCTGCTGCAGGCCGCGGGCCATCCGCTGCTGGCGCCCGGATCGTGA
- a CDS encoding IS3 family transposase (programmed frameshift) has protein sequence MAKRRKFTDQFKAKVALEALRGDKTIQEIAAKHQVHPDQVSTWKRQAVEGMADVFARGGKPDGPTEAEIKELHAKIGRLAVENDFLSEGLKPVSPEKKRAMIKRDHPQLSISQQCKLVRLSRSAFYYAPVGIDADTLAMMKEIDRVFTKYPFFGSRQIAAYLRREGVVVGRHRVRRLMTRMGLEAIYKRPRTSQPHPQHPVFPYLLRKMQIDRPNQVWCADITFVPVRNGFLYLVAIMDWASRKVLSWRLSNTMHADFCVDALTEAIAKYGPPEIMNTDQGSQFTGSAWITTLTEAGVRISMDGRGRYLDNIFIERLWRSLKQEAIYLEEITDGFQARRVVKNWMAFYNTERPHSALDRQTPDEAYWADLEKHKAA, from the exons ATGGCGAAACGCCGGAAGTTCACAGACCAGTTTAAGGCGAAGGTGGCGCTGGAAGCGCTGCGTGGCGACAAGACGATCCAGGAGATCGCGGCGAAGCACCAGGTACATCCGGACCAGGTCAGCACATGGAAACGCCAAGCGGTCGAGGGGATGGCTGATGTGTTTGCCCGTGGCGGCAAGCCAGACGGGCCAACCGAGGCCGAGATCAAGGAATTGCACGCCAAGATCGGGAGGCTGGCCGTCGAGAACGATTTTTTGTCCGAAGGGCTGAAGC CGGTGAGCCCGGAGAAGAAACGCGCGATGATCAAACGGGACCACCCGCAGCTCAGTATCAGCCAGCAGTGCAAGCTGGTGCGGCTCAGCCGATCCGCGTTCTACTACGCGCCGGTCGGGATCGACGCGGACACGTTGGCGATGATGAAAGAGATCGACCGAGTGTTCACCAAGTATCCGTTCTTCGGCAGCCGCCAGATCGCGGCCTATCTGCGCCGGGAGGGCGTTGTCGTAGGCCGTCATCGTGTCAGGCGATTGATGACGCGGATGGGGCTGGAGGCAATCTACAAACGTCCCAGAACCAGTCAGCCGCACCCGCAGCATCCGGTCTTCCCGTATTTGTTGAGAAAGATGCAAATAGACCGGCCCAACCAGGTCTGGTGCGCTGACATCACCTTCGTACCGGTGCGCAATGGGTTCCTCTACCTCGTGGCGATCATGGATTGGGCCTCGCGCAAGGTCCTGAGCTGGCGGCTCAGCAACACGATGCACGCCGACTTCTGCGTCGATGCGCTGACCGAGGCCATCGCCAAATACGGCCCGCCCGAGATCATGAATACGGATCAAGGCAGCCAGTTCACGGGATCGGCCTGGATCACCACGCTGACCGAGGCAGGCGTGCGCATCTCAATGGATGGACGGGGCCGTTACCTCGACAACATCTTCATCGAGCGGCTGTGGCGAAGCCTAAAGCAGGAGGCGATCTATCTCGAAGAGATTACCGACGGCTTCCAGGCCCGGAGGGTCGTCAAGAACTGGATGGCATTCTACAACACCGAGCGGCCCCATTCTGCGCTTGATCGGCAAACGCCGGACGAAGCATATTGGGCCGATCTGGAAAAGCACAAAGCAGCATGA
- the infA gene encoding translation initiation factor IF-1: MAKEDTLEFPGVVKELLPNATFRVELENGHEIIAHTAGKMRKNRIRVLAGDRVQVEMTPYDLTKGRINYRFK; this comes from the coding sequence ATGGCCAAGGAAGACACGCTCGAATTCCCCGGCGTCGTGAAAGAACTCCTGCCCAATGCGACGTTTCGGGTCGAGCTTGAAAACGGCCATGAAATCATCGCACATACGGCAGGAAAGATGCGCAAGAACCGGATCCGCGTTCTTGCCGGCGACCGGGTGCAGGTCGAAATGACCCCCTATGATCTGACCAAGGGTCGGATCAACTACCGCTTCAAGTAA
- a CDS encoding UPF0262 family protein: MSHIVDIALDDAGLPPPTPEIEQERKVAIYDLLEENSFVLPPRDARPVPEGPYRLKLSIRDKRLVFDVCTEAGEEAAEFHLSLGPFRQVVKDYFQICKSYFEAVKNLPPSQVETIDMARRGIHDEGSRVLQERLSGKVEIDNDTARRLFTLVCVLHFGG; the protein is encoded by the coding sequence ATGTCGCATATCGTCGATATTGCCCTTGATGATGCGGGGCTGCCCCCGCCGACCCCCGAAATCGAGCAGGAACGCAAGGTCGCGATCTATGACCTGCTGGAAGAGAACAGCTTTGTCCTGCCGCCGCGCGACGCCCGCCCGGTGCCCGAGGGGCCCTATCGGCTGAAGCTTTCGATCCGGGACAAGCGGCTGGTGTTCGATGTCTGCACCGAAGCCGGCGAGGAAGCGGCCGAGTTCCACCTTTCGCTCGGCCCGTTCCGGCAGGTGGTCAAGGATTACTTCCAGATCTGCAAAAGCTACTTCGAGGCCGTCAAGAACCTGCCGCCGAGCCAGGTCGAAACCATCGACATGGCGCGCCGCGGCATTCACGACGAGGGCAGCCGCGTGCTGCAGGAGCGCCTGAGCGGCAAGGTCGAGATCGACAACGACACCGCACGCCGCCTGTTCACGCTGGTCTGCGTATTGCATTTCGGGGGCTGA
- the eco gene encoding serine protease inhibitor ecotin, with translation MSKLLFGAATTALLFLTVPAFAQAEAELDAFPPAEEGMVRQVIVLPEQENEADLRVEIVAGKVLEADCNRIAMSGRIVTESVEGWGYDYHVIDDVSQPVTTLMACPDDQKERRFVPVNLGAAAMQPYNSKLPVVIYTPEDLTVKYRIWRSDAELQGASLE, from the coding sequence ATGTCCAAACTGTTGTTCGGGGCTGCGACGACTGCCCTTTTGTTCCTCACCGTTCCTGCTTTCGCGCAGGCCGAAGCCGAGCTGGACGCCTTCCCTCCTGCCGAGGAGGGGATGGTCCGCCAGGTGATCGTGCTGCCCGAGCAGGAGAACGAGGCCGATTTGCGGGTTGAGATCGTGGCCGGGAAAGTTCTTGAGGCCGATTGCAACCGCATCGCGATGTCCGGCCGGATCGTGACCGAGTCAGTCGAGGGATGGGGCTATGACTACCATGTGATCGACGATGTCTCGCAACCCGTGACCACGCTGATGGCCTGCCCCGACGACCAGAAGGAACGGCGCTTTGTCCCGGTCAACCTTGGCGCCGCGGCCATGCAACCCTACAACAGCAAGCTGCCGGTCGTGATCTACACTCCAGAGGATCTGACGGTGAAATACCGCATCTGGCGTTCGGATGCCGAGCTGCAGGGCGCAAGTCTCGAATAG
- the hisD gene encoding histidinol dehydrogenase, with translation MAILLDTKSADFEPRFATLLGAKREDSPDVDETVAAIIAEVRARGDAALIEYTERFDRLTLKPDGLAFSDADIDRITAQVPPAEREALDIAAERIRAYHARQRPEDAEWQDDSGATLGWRWSAVPAAGLYVPGGLASYPSSVLMNAIPAKVAGVGRLVVTVPTPDGAINPLVLLAARIAGVDEIYRVGGAQAIAALAYGTETIRPVAKITGPGNAYVAAAKRRVFGKVGIDMIAGPSEILVIADRDNDPDWIALDLLAQAEHDESAQSILITDDADFAAAVTRAVEARLERLERRAIAAASWRDFGAVILVRDLDEAAMLSNRIAPEHLMLCVSDPQPLAAQCHHAGAIFLGQWTPEAIGDYVAGPNHVLPTARSARFSSGLSVLDFLKRTTLTRMTPEALRRIGPAAAVLARSESLEAHGLSVSARLDHLNR, from the coding sequence ATGGCCATCCTGCTTGACACCAAATCCGCCGATTTCGAGCCCCGCTTCGCCACCCTGCTCGGCGCCAAGCGCGAGGACAGCCCCGATGTGGACGAAACCGTCGCCGCGATCATCGCCGAGGTGCGCGCGCGCGGCGATGCAGCGCTGATCGAATACACCGAACGGTTCGACCGCCTGACCCTGAAGCCGGACGGCCTTGCCTTTTCCGATGCGGACATCGACCGGATCACCGCGCAGGTTCCACCGGCCGAACGCGAGGCGCTCGACATCGCGGCGGAGCGGATCCGCGCCTATCACGCGCGCCAGCGGCCCGAGGATGCCGAATGGCAGGACGATTCGGGCGCGACGCTCGGCTGGCGCTGGAGCGCGGTTCCCGCGGCCGGGCTCTATGTGCCGGGGGGGCTTGCCTCCTACCCGTCCTCGGTGCTGATGAACGCAATTCCGGCCAAGGTCGCCGGGGTCGGGCGGCTCGTGGTCACGGTGCCGACGCCGGATGGCGCGATCAACCCTCTGGTGCTGCTGGCCGCGCGGATCGCCGGGGTGGATGAAATCTATCGCGTGGGCGGCGCGCAGGCGATCGCCGCGCTGGCCTACGGCACCGAAACCATCCGTCCCGTGGCCAAGATCACCGGCCCGGGAAACGCCTATGTCGCCGCCGCGAAACGGCGCGTTTTCGGCAAGGTCGGGATCGACATGATCGCCGGCCCGTCCGAAATCCTGGTGATTGCCGACCGCGACAACGACCCGGACTGGATCGCGCTCGACCTGCTGGCGCAGGCCGAACATGACGAAAGCGCGCAGTCGATCCTGATCACCGATGACGCGGATTTCGCCGCCGCCGTCACGCGCGCGGTCGAGGCCCGGCTTGAGCGGCTCGAGCGGCGCGCCATCGCCGCGGCGAGCTGGCGAGATTTCGGCGCCGTGATCCTTGTGCGTGACCTCGACGAGGCGGCAATGCTGTCGAACCGCATCGCGCCCGAGCACCTGATGCTATGTGTTTCCGACCCGCAGCCGCTGGCCGCGCAGTGCCACCATGCGGGGGCGATCTTTCTCGGCCAGTGGACGCCCGAGGCGATCGGGGATTACGTCGCCGGCCCCAATCACGTGCTGCCGACCGCGCGTTCCGCCCGGTTTTCCTCGGGTCTGTCGGTTCTCGATTTCCTCAAGCGCACCACGCTCACCCGCATGACGCCCGAAGCCCTGCGCCGCATCGGCCCGGCGGCGGCGGTGCTCGCGCGATCCGAAAGCCTCGAGGCACACGGGCTCTCGGTGAGCGCCCGTCTCGATCATCTGAACAGGTAA
- a CDS encoding DNA gyrase inhibitor YacG produces MSCPICHAPTEERWRPFCSRRCADLDLHRWLRGGYAIAGEPAEAAAEIRPDEDDEGPAPPRASDGHLR; encoded by the coding sequence ATGTCCTGCCCGATCTGCCACGCCCCGACAGAAGAACGCTGGCGCCCGTTCTGTTCGCGCCGCTGTGCCGATCTGGATCTGCACCGCTGGCTGCGCGGCGGCTACGCGATCGCGGGAGAGCCCGCCGAGGCGGCGGCGGAAATCCGGCCGGACGAAGACGACGAGGGCCCCGCGCCGCCCCGGGCAAGTGACGGCCACCTGCGGTAA
- a CDS encoding polysaccharide pyruvyl transferase family protein translates to MYFSCKEGNFGDDLNAWIWDRLIPGWREWDDDVTLFGVGTLINDQSVARYERKRVLVLGTGVGYGRAPPKRIPAGWDIRALRGPNSARRLGLDEGIGLIDPAVLCAGFAEFDNPARSDRPVFVPHHGSVGLHDWGRTCRKFNIDYVSPRMDAMQVITSVAQAPLVIAESMHAAIFAEAFRIPWIPISIGRQFNAAKWGDVFESTCLAPRFHAFSPGIDRLERELFMPRLRRYQRGFWHLVRRLRVENDLARIIEAQPLLGNGAELERRKLAYRRILNDARRCYA, encoded by the coding sequence ATGTACTTCTCCTGCAAGGAAGGTAACTTCGGCGACGATCTTAATGCATGGATCTGGGATCGTCTGATCCCCGGCTGGCGGGAATGGGATGATGACGTTACCCTGTTCGGGGTGGGGACGCTTATCAATGACCAATCCGTCGCGCGGTATGAACGCAAACGGGTGCTGGTGCTTGGAACGGGGGTCGGCTACGGTCGCGCGCCGCCGAAGCGAATTCCTGCCGGCTGGGACATTCGGGCATTGCGCGGCCCCAACAGCGCCCGCCGGCTCGGGCTGGATGAAGGCATCGGGCTGATCGATCCCGCCGTGCTGTGCGCAGGGTTTGCGGAGTTCGACAATCCGGCAAGGTCGGACCGGCCCGTTTTTGTCCCGCATCACGGCTCGGTTGGCCTGCATGACTGGGGGCGAACATGCCGCAAGTTCAATATCGACTACGTTTCACCCCGCATGGACGCCATGCAGGTCATCACGTCCGTTGCGCAGGCACCGCTCGTCATCGCCGAATCCATGCATGCCGCCATCTTTGCCGAAGCGTTCCGTATCCCCTGGATCCCGATCAGCATCGGCCGGCAGTTCAATGCGGCCAAATGGGGCGACGTCTTTGAATCGACCTGTCTTGCGCCGCGGTTTCACGCGTTTTCGCCTGGTATCGACCGACTCGAGAGGGAATTGTTCATGCCGCGGCTCCGCCGGTACCAGCGAGGATTCTGGCACCTTGTGCGGCGCCTGCGGGTCGAAAATGACCTGGCCAGAATTATCGAAGCCCAGCCGCTGTTGGGAAACGGTGCCGAACTGGAAAGACGCAAACTGGCCTATCGCCGGATCCTGAATGACGCCCGGAGGTGTTATGCCTGA